The sequence below is a genomic window from Dyadobacter chenwenxiniae.
CGCATTTTTCAATGCTTCCACAATTACATTCGGGCCAAGTTTCAGTTTAAATGCATTGTGCTTGTAAGCCTTCGCACCTTGCATGGGTATTTCCGCAACCTGCCTGAAAGTTTCCTCAGTCGCTTGCTTGCCCACCAAAGCTTTTTCCGCCTCTTTCAACCGCCAGGGCTTGTGCGCCACACCGCCCATTGCAAGCCGGGCATCCTTGATCACCTTTCCGTCCATGTTCAAAGCCGCCGCCACCGATACCAATGCAAAAGCATACGAAGCACGGTCGCGGATCTTCATATAGTGGCTGTTTTTGCTGAATGCATTATCCGGAATCTCAACCGAAATGATCATTTCGTTGCTTTGCAGCGTATTGTCCTTTTCGGGCTGGTTTCCCGGAAGCCGGTGAAATGTTTCAAACGGGATGCGTCTTTCTCCTTTTGGACCGGCCACTACAACCGTCGCATCCAATGCTACCAACGCAATACACATGTCGCTCGGGTGCACGGCAATGCATTGTTCACTGGTTCCAAAAACGGCGTGCATTCGGTTCAGCCCTTCCAATGCGCCGCAGCCGGAACCCGGTTCCCGTTTGTTGCAGGGCAATGCCGTGTCGTAAAAATAAGGGCAACGCGTACGCTGCATCATGTTTCCGCCCACGGTCGCCATGTTCCTGATCTGCGCCGAGGCGCCTGCATTCAATGCGTGTGAAAGCAACGGGTGCTTTTCAATAATCAGTTTATGATCGGCTACGTGGCTGTTCAATGCCAGCGCACCAATGATAATTTTCCCGTTTTGCTGCTGTATATCTTTGAGCGGAACTTTGTTAATGTCGACGAGCTTGGTCGGTGCTGTAATGTTCCGTTTCATTAAATCGACGAGATTCGTGCCGCCGGCAATGAACTTCGCATTCGCACTGTTTGCCAATCCGCTGATCGCCGCTTTCGTGGTCGTTGCGCGTTCGTATTGAAATTGTATCATGATTTTTGCCCCCCGTTTTTAACTTCCTGAATCGCCTTCACAATGTTGGGATATGCGCCGCAGCGGCATATATTCCCGCTCATAAATTCCCTGATGTCATCTTCACTGTTGGCATGACCTTCGTTAATACAGGCAACGGCCGACATGATTTGTCCGGGTGTACAGTAACCGCATTGAAATCCGTCGTGCTTGATAAATGCCTGCTGCATCGGATGCAGCTGCTCGCCTTTTGCCAGTCCTTCGATCGTCGTAACCTCCTCGCCTTCATGCATAATGGCCAGGCTCAGACAGGACAAAACGCGCTGACCGTTCACATGAACCGTGCACGCGCCGCATTGACCGTAATCACATCCTTTTTTGGTCCCGGTCAGATCCAGCTGCTCGCGAAGCACGTCCAGAAGTGTCGAGCGAGGTTCCAGGCTGAGCTGCTTTTTTACGCCATTGACCGTCAGATTTACGGGCGTCGTTTCAAAAGCTGTGCTTATTTTTTCTCCCAGATTATATGCTGCTGCTTTTCCCACAGTTGCAGGTGCAACGGCAATGGCAGTCAGGATGGAAGTTGTTTTCAGGAAATCGCGCCTGGATTCGCTGCTATGCTCTTTTTCAGGTTTTTCTGTTGGATTTTGTTTGTCCATGGTGATTGTTGATTAGTGCACGAAGCGACGTTTTGAGGAACTATAAAGATCGCGCCAGGATTTGTTGATTTCCTGAGCATGAAGCATTTCAATGTTGGCTGCAAGAAAAACTTATTATTAAAGCTGCTTTACCATTTTTGCTGGAATTCCTGCCACGACTGTATTCGGAGGAACGTCGCGGTTGACAACCGCGCCTGCTGCAACAATGGCATTTTCGCCCACGGTCACGCCGGGAAGGATTGTAGCCGCCGCGCCGATCCATGCATTTCGTTTGATAACAATCGGTTTGGGAATGAGTGTGGTGCGGTTGCCGGGATCGAGCGGGTGGTTTTCGGAAGTAAGGTTCACCCGCGGACCGATTTGTACATCGTCTTCGATCGTGATCCCGCCGATGTCCAGAAACGAGCACGCATGGTTGATAAATACATTTTTCCCCAGCCGTATCGACCGTCCGAAGTTGGTATGAAACGGCGGGAAAATGGTTGTAGATTCGTCTATTTCACTGCCAATGATTTCACTAAGCTGCGCTCGCATCTGGTCCGGTTCCATCGCGGTTGCATTCATTTGCACACACAACCGGATCGTCCGGGAAACTGCCTCCGCAAATTTCCCATATTCAGGATCATCTTTCCGAAGCAGCTCACCGGCCTGTAACCGAGCGAAAATGTCTTTTTCCGTATGCATGCTGTTTTCTTTATTCCAATTCGAAACTCACCGTTACATTACCCGCACCCACGGCTGAGGCAAGGCCTGTTGCATCATCCACACGCCCGAGCCTGGTGTATGAATACTGTGTTGAGAAACTTTTGTAAAACAATACCAGCACGTTGGAACCGTAAAGCATTAAGTCGCCATTTCGGATCGTGCCGGGGTTTGAAGCGTTTGCAGGAAGGTTGGATGGGAAGTTATAAAGCTTCTCATTTCCGTTCAGCTCGCTCATGTTCACCGTCAGTGGCAACCTTGCTTTGAATGCTTTTACCGTGGCATTATTCAAAAGCGTAGCTGAAAAAATCGCCGACCCAATCCTGATCCTCAACCGGTTGCCTGTTGAATCCCCCGGCTGTGCACCGGTTTCATCCACCTCCTCTTCCAGATTTTCGGCGGGAATGTTACCGTCTGATTTACAAGCCATAATCCCGAGTAAAAATATACCGAGTGCCAGTGTCAAACATTGTTGTTTTCGTATGAATGCATTTTTCATTATTTCAATTTTTTAAAGATTTCCAGCATCGTGTCCGAGTCAAGCGCATGCATATCCACGAGCTTTAAGGCTTTGACCATTTTTTGCGTGGTTGTTTTATAATGCTGAAAATGCGGGGTTTTCAAATGCGACTGGTAAGCGGCGCTATCGGCATAGATCTCCACGATCCGGATCTGGTTGGGCTGCTCTTTGATTGACATTGGAAAAATAGCCAGCACGCCCGGCTCCTTTTCGACCGAGGCTGAGGATTCTTCTTTCAAAATGGCATTGTACTCCGCCAGAAACTCCGGCACAATCTCTATTTCGGAGATCCTTACCATCATGTCTTTTTCGATGACAGGGGTCAAAGGTTTCGAAATGATTGTTCGCAATGTGTTTCCCTGTGTTTTGCTGACGTGTTTTTCAATCAGGTCGGCAATTTCGGCGAGCTGGTTTTCGGTGATGCCTGTATTTGTTCCCATTTTCACGTGAGCCTGCAACTGCGATGTGACGCCCGGCATGGCCGTTAATGCAGAAATAGTGACTATTTCGCGCTGCTGGAAAGTCAGCACCTCACTTTCGAAAATGTCGGCAAACAAATGTTCTTTCAGGAACGCATCGATCCGTGGGGCAAATTCGCCGAAGCCGGGAGCTGGTTTTGTCTGTGTTGTTTTGGTCAAAGTTTCCAGCACTTTCCGGCCTTGCTCGTATTTGTCGGCAGGTTTATTTCCAGTCAATGCTGCTTTCCCCTGCTGGTCGTTCTTGCCACTTGCCTTCCGCTTTTCGACTACATTCATCAATGTGGTGATGGCGTTCAGACTTCTTGGAAAACCGCAGTAAGCATAAAGCTGAACCAGGATTTCCTTGGTTTCTTCAACCGTCAGCCCCGCATCCAAACCTGCATGGAGCTGCGTGGATAAGCCTTCCATATCGCCGGCCGCAGTTAATGCGGCAATGATTGCAATGCTTTGCTGCTGAGGGCTTAACGCCTGGCTTTCGCCTGATTTATCTTGTGCATTCATCGCAGTCGAGCTGAGAACGAAAATAAGCAGTGAGAGAAGTTTGAACCGGCTCATGGTGATCGTTTTCACTGTTTATTCGCGACATTGTAATCTTCCTCCGAAACCGGTTTTAACCAAACTACATTGGTCTCTCCTTCGTAGTTAGTGATTGCGATATGTACCATTTTGGTTTTTGCGGCTGCTCCGTGCCAGTGCTCTGTATTTTCCGGGATGTTGACAACGTCGCCCTTTTTAATGGGCTGGGCTGGTTTGCCTTTTTCCTGATAAAAACCTGCTCCCCCGGTGACGATCAAAACCTGTCCTCTCGGGTGCGTGTGCCAGTTGGTGCGTGCTCCTGGCTCGAATGTCACGCTGCCCATCATGAAATCATTGTTTTTATCTTTCGCTATCATTGGCGTCAGGAAGGCATTTCCAGTGAAATAAGTGCCTGGCAATGGATTCCCTTTTGGAAAAAGCGGTGTGTCATCCGTCTGTGTCATGCTCGCTTGATTTTTAGTTTGTGAAAACGCCGCAGTCGAAAGCATTGCTCCGAGCAGTATAATGTAAGTTATTGATTTATTGACGAGTATCATTGTTCTACGATTTTTGTGACATTGAATAGGACAAAGTTCGTCCACCGGACGCGCACTGGTTTTATACAGGTTACAGGAATATTTACCACTTTTACTGATTAGGATAATTACATCGCATCGGTCTTGCAAGCAGTGTTATATTTGGTCTTAAAATTGCCGGAATATGGAACAGGTAGAAAGAATAGATACGGTAAAGCAATACAACAACTGGATCGGTGTGGAGACGCTGCATCCGCTGGTGAGTGTGATCAACTTCAATGAAATTCCCACTGTGCAGCACTTCCGGCGCTACATGGGGATTTATGCTGTTTTTTTCAAGAACATCAAATGCGGCGACATCATTTATGGGTGCCAGCCCTACGATTACGATGACGGAACGCTCGTTTTCATATCACCCGGGCAGGTTTACGGCATCGATAGCAAAGGCGTGGTCACCAAACCCTCGGGCTACGCATTGGTTTTCCACCCCGATCTGATCGCCGGAACGCATCTGGGGCGGATGATCAAGGATTATTCTTTCTTTTCCTATGAAGTTAATGAAGCGTTGCATTTGTCTAAAAAGGAAAAAGAAACGATTGTGGATTGCCTTGAAAAAATCAATTCCGAAATTGACCAGAACATTGACAAGCATAGCAAAACGCTGATCGTTTCCAATATCGAACTGTTTCTCAACTATTGCATGCGGTTTTACGACCGTCAGTTTATCACCCGCAGTAATGTCAACAAAGACATTCTGGTGCGTTTTGAGGAGCTGCTCAATGATTATTTTAAATCGGGAAAATCGCAGACATCAGGCTTGCCCAGTGTTGCCTATTGTGCAGAGAAATTGAACTTGTCTCCCAATTATTTTGGTGATTTAATCAAAAAAGAGACCGGACATACTGCGCTGGACTTCATCCAATCCAGGTTAATTGATGAGGCGAAAGTCAAGATATTCGAAGCGAACCAGCCACTCAGTGAAATTGCTTACCAACTGGGATTTAAGTATCAGCAGCACTTTACGAGGCTTTTTAAACAAAAAACCGGCGTTACGCCCAATGAATACCGGAATCTGAATTAATGATCCCATCACTTTATCTTGCACCACATCCTAAGATAGAAACAAAAGCCAGCCAAACATTCTGTTTTTTATACCGCTGTTTTCCTGATGCGGCGCGTGCGGCTCTGGCAAGATTTTTATATGCCCCATCCCATTCAAAAAAACAGATCATGAAACAGTGCAGATTTATACCGCTGACATTAGCGATAATCGTAGGCTTTTGTGTCCCCGCATTCTCGCAGATCGAGATCGTTGAACGATTGCCGAAAGACGCCTATGTTGTCAATTGGGAGCCGGTTTTCCGCAACATCATTGCCTCCTATGTCCAGCTTCCGGGTGATTCACTTGAATATCGGAAAGTTAAAATTTATGTGCTCTACAAGCCCCGGGCAAACAGAGTCCACGAAGAAGAACCTTACAAATACAATGACCTGACCCGGTTGAGATACCTCGGCGCCGTCCTTATCCGCACCGGACGAAAATTTACCAAGATACTGGATAACAGCGTTCTGGGAGTCGAAAATTTTCATCTGACCACCGAAGATCAGCTCTTGAACAATGAAATGGTGTCGGCTAGATAGGGGCTGCGCAAATTTTGGATGAGATAGTCCAGTCAGATGATCGCTTCCAATTTTTTTTTATGGGCGCCATTCCAAGTCTTTGTTTTCATCAGTTGGGATCAACTTTCCATAACCCTGCAATCGCAACATGATAAACGTCAAGAGCTCTTCGGAGATCCTGGGAGGAAACATAGACTTCAAGTATTTCCGCTTGCCATTGAAATACACTATCAAGGTGATATCAGGTGCATCATTTCCCTTAATGTTTCCAAATCTAAGGGTTCTCAAATTGCAGTTTTGTAATTGCTTTATCAATTCGTTGTAAGTATCATCGTCCAATACGGCCTTATACCTGCCCGTTGGCAAACCTCTTTCTAAACTACCAGTGTTGTTTGTATATCGCATATACATGCTTTTGCTGCTGTCTACCTGCATTGCCACTGTCGGACCATTCCAGGCCCGAGAGGCATGATAGAATAGTTTTTCGAACTTGATTGTTTTATCAACGAGATAACGAGCCAGTTTTTCGTTCTTTTTGCCAAATATATACCGCTTGTATTTATCAAGCTCAAAGTTTAGAGCCTGGATCTGTTTATCTTTTTCGGATATCAATTCCAGCGATTTTTTATGTGCGGCAATCGCCTGCTCATAAAGTAATTTATAATCCGTCGCTGCATCTTCCATACCTGAAGATACGATACAAAATCCGCCGAAATAAGTTATAATGGCCCTTTTTAGATAGATCTCTCCTATGAGATTGACAGCTGCTTTATACTGATATCGTTTTTTGAGGCGGACTGAATCCAGCAATAAACCTTGTAAAAGGTGTCAATTGCTGGCTGGTGATGGATATTTTCTCCTTTATGCCATTCAAAAGTACCTTGTTCCAGCTTTTTGACATACAGAGCAAACCCACCCTCGTCCCACTGCAGCAGATGAATCTGATTAAGCCGTTTGCCAAGAAAAACGAATACATCACCGCTTGCTGGATCAAAGCTCAACTCATTGCGGACTAGGCCAGCCAGGCTGTATATGCCAAAGCGCATGTCGGTTGGAATCCGATATAAAAAGTAACGGCACCTGTAAGATAAAGCCAGCATAAATAATCAGCTTCTTGATAAAGATGCGTCCAGAGAGCCGAATAGTGCTACACGCGCTCCCGATGGAAAAGTAATTCCCGCTAGCGCATGTTGAAGGACCTGCATGAACGTTAGTACGCAACTGATTTCCTCGCGATACTCTCATAGCGGTTAGCAACGGCGTCAATCTGAGATGGATTGCCATTTAACGTATGATCGAAAAACGCATCTAATAAGCTGACAGTTGCCTTATGCGTTTTTTTCGATTGTTGACCAATACTTAAAACATACCCCGCCAACAGGCGCGCAGGAGGTGCTAACAGGAGCGGTACATCCGTAAAACTGTAATGATCGGCGTCTTCCAGTTCGTATCGATACCCACCGTGAAATTGCTTGAATAACGCCTGATTGCCCGCTTCATATCTTTCAAACCGATCTACTTCATCTTTTTTACTTTCTATTAATAGAAAAGGACGATACACAGTTGATTTGGGTAACCCGCCGTACAGGGTGCCATCTATATTGACCGCTGCTTTAATTCTCGACTCATCAGCCATGGCTGATGCACCCGTAGCGCCACCTAAAGAATGACCTGCGATGCCAATCCGGTTCAGGTCAAGGGAAGTGAAAAAAGTATCAGCATTAGAACTTTTATTTTCTATTTGATTGATTACAAACTTCACATCAGCAACACGAATGTCGAGCCGGTCTTTCATAAACCCAAGTCGGTCAGGATCCCCCGGTTGAAAGTTTTCAATCGTGGTGGCCAGTTTGCCGTTTGCTAGTTGCGTAATAGCGGCTTCATAGGGATGATCCAGACAGAGAACAACGTAGCCATGAATTGCCAGGCCAACAGCAAGGCTGGTATAAAACGCGCGCGCGGCTCCATAGCCTGGCAGAAAAAGCACAACAGGCCACTTTTCCCGAGCTTTTGCTGGTGCTGCATTTATTAATGCATAAGTATCAATTTGATCGTAGTGGTCCATTAAAAAGCTTGGTATAACACTCACCTTTGGCGGTAAAGTGGGCAACCCATCCAGGTAAAGTGAGTGGGTTCCTTTCGCGTCCCCTTGTGTTGGGTACCAAGCTTGAACAATTACATTTCTCTTATCAAAAGGGTCCTCGCTTATTTGTTCAGCTCTGGTTGAATCTACCCAGCGAAAAATCTGGGTTCCGACAGAATACTTGCCGACAGGCTTTGTTAAACTAGGAACTGGTAGAAAAATAGCCCAGGGCACCAGGGCAACGACCGTTAAGATCCCTAAACTAAGGTGCAGAAGTTTTCGACGCGATCCTAGTTTGCCGTAGATTGCGATCATCAACAAACAGCTCTGCAAATAAGTTGGAATATATTGCCAATAGAAACCTTTCCAAAAAAATTGAATTACTAATAAAAGGGCTAGTAAGCCTGTTGAAATAGTCAGTATGCTGTTGGCCCGCTTAGAAGAGATTATTACATAGACTGTAGTGATCGCCAGCATTACCAAAATCAGGATATCCAAGCTATTCATAGATTATAGCAGCAATTTAAAAACAAATTTAAGATGGATTGGTCGCAGTAAAGATCCTAACAGAATCACCGAAGTGGGTTACCTACTCTCCCAACTCACCGATCAACTGAGATAAGAAAACTGAAAACTAGTCATTGTGCAGTTGTCAAATTTATGCTAAAATTAGCAATCCGTTAGTAATGAGTTATTGAAAAAGCAAAGGATACCCACTCACTAGAAATCATAGTCGTAAAA
It includes:
- a CDS encoding sugar O-acetyltransferase — its product is MHTEKDIFARLQAGELLRKDDPEYGKFAEAVSRTIRLCVQMNATAMEPDQMRAQLSEIIGSEIDESTTIFPPFHTNFGRSIRLGKNVFINHACSFLDIGGITIEDDVQIGPRVNLTSENHPLDPGNRTTLIPKPIVIKRNAWIGAAATILPGVTVGENAIVAAGAVVNRDVPPNTVVAGIPAKMVKQL
- a CDS encoding carboxymuconolactone decarboxylase family protein; protein product: MKTITMSRFKLLSLLIFVLSSTAMNAQDKSGESQALSPQQQSIAIIAALTAAGDMEGLSTQLHAGLDAGLTVEETKEILVQLYAYCGFPRSLNAITTLMNVVEKRKASGKNDQQGKAALTGNKPADKYEQGRKVLETLTKTTQTKPAPGFGEFAPRIDAFLKEHLFADIFESEVLTFQQREIVTISALTAMPGVTSQLQAHVKMGTNTGITENQLAEIADLIEKHVSKTQGNTLRTIISKPLTPVIEKDMMVRISEIEIVPEFLAEYNAILKEESSASVEKEPGVLAIFPMSIKEQPNQIRIVEIYADSAAYQSHLKTPHFQHYKTTTQKMVKALKLVDMHALDSDTMLEIFKKLK
- a CDS encoding plasmid partition family protein, giving the protein MEDAATDYKLLYEQAIAAHKKSLELISEKDKQIQALNFELDKYKRYIFGKKNEKLARYLVDKTIKFEKLFYHASRAWNGPTVAMQVDSSKSMYMRYTNNTGSLERGLPTGRYKAVLDDDTYNELIKQLQNCNLRTLRFGNIKGNDAPDITLIVYFNGKRKYLKSMFPPRISEELLTFIMLRLQGYGKLIPTDENKDLEWRP
- a CDS encoding helix-turn-helix domain-containing protein; protein product: MEQVERIDTVKQYNNWIGVETLHPLVSVINFNEIPTVQHFRRYMGIYAVFFKNIKCGDIIYGCQPYDYDDGTLVFISPGQVYGIDSKGVVTKPSGYALVFHPDLIAGTHLGRMIKDYSFFSYEVNEALHLSKKEKETIVDCLEKINSEIDQNIDKHSKTLIVSNIELFLNYCMRFYDRQFITRSNVNKDILVRFEELLNDYFKSGKSQTSGLPSVAYCAEKLNLSPNYFGDLIKKETGHTALDFIQSRLIDEAKVKIFEANQPLSEIAYQLGFKYQQHFTRLFKQKTGVTPNEYRNLN
- a CDS encoding (R)-mandelonitrile lyase, giving the protein MTQTDDTPLFPKGNPLPGTYFTGNAFLTPMIAKDKNNDFMMGSVTFEPGARTNWHTHPRGQVLIVTGGAGFYQEKGKPAQPIKKGDVVNIPENTEHWHGAAAKTKMVHIAITNYEGETNVVWLKPVSEEDYNVANKQ
- a CDS encoding cyclophilin-like fold protein — translated: MKNAFIRKQQCLTLALGIFLLGIMACKSDGNIPAENLEEEVDETGAQPGDSTGNRLRIRIGSAIFSATLLNNATVKAFKARLPLTVNMSELNGNEKLYNFPSNLPANASNPGTIRNGDLMLYGSNVLVLFYKSFSTQYSYTRLGRVDDATGLASAVGAGNVTVSFELE
- a CDS encoding (2Fe-2S)-binding protein, with amino-acid sequence MDKQNPTEKPEKEHSSESRRDFLKTTSILTAIAVAPATVGKAAAYNLGEKISTAFETTPVNLTVNGVKKQLSLEPRSTLLDVLREQLDLTGTKKGCDYGQCGACTVHVNGQRVLSCLSLAIMHEGEEVTTIEGLAKGEQLHPMQQAFIKHDGFQCGYCTPGQIMSAVACINEGHANSEDDIREFMSGNICRCGAYPNIVKAIQEVKNGGQKS
- the tnpB gene encoding IS66 family insertion sequence element accessory protein TnpB (TnpB, as the term is used for proteins encoded by IS66 family insertion elements, is considered an accessory protein, since TnpC, encoded by a neighboring gene, is a DDE family transposase.) — protein: MLALSYRCRYFLYRIPTDMRFGIYSLAGLVRNELSFDPASGDVFVFLGKRLNQIHLLQWDEGGFALYVKKLEQGTFEWHKGENIHHQPAIDTFYKVYCWIQSASKNDISIKQLSIS
- a CDS encoding FAD binding domain-containing protein, encoding MIQFQYERATTTKAAISGLANSANAKFIAGGTNLVDLMKRNITAPTKLVDINKVPLKDIQQQNGKIIIGALALNSHVADHKLIIEKHPLLSHALNAGASAQIRNMATVGGNMMQRTRCPYFYDTALPCNKREPGSGCGALEGLNRMHAVFGTSEQCIAVHPSDMCIALVALDATVVVAGPKGERRIPFETFHRLPGNQPEKDNTLQSNEMIISVEIPDNAFSKNSHYMKIRDRASYAFALVSVAAALNMDGKVIKDARLAMGGVAHKPWRLKEAEKALVGKQATEETFRQVAEIPMQGAKAYKHNAFKLKLGPNVIVEALKNAAGLV
- a CDS encoding alpha/beta hydrolase family protein codes for the protein MNSLDILILVMLAITTVYVIISSKRANSILTISTGLLALLLVIQFFWKGFYWQYIPTYLQSCLLMIAIYGKLGSRRKLLHLSLGILTVVALVPWAIFLPVPSLTKPVGKYSVGTQIFRWVDSTRAEQISEDPFDKRNVIVQAWYPTQGDAKGTHSLYLDGLPTLPPKVSVIPSFLMDHYDQIDTYALINAAPAKAREKWPVVLFLPGYGAARAFYTSLAVGLAIHGYVVLCLDHPYEAAITQLANGKLATTIENFQPGDPDRLGFMKDRLDIRVADVKFVINQIENKSSNADTFFTSLDLNRIGIAGHSLGGATGASAMADESRIKAAVNIDGTLYGGLPKSTVYRPFLLIESKKDEVDRFERYEAGNQALFKQFHGGYRYELEDADHYSFTDVPLLLAPPARLLAGYVLSIGQQSKKTHKATVSLLDAFFDHTLNGNPSQIDAVANRYESIARKSVAY